Proteins co-encoded in one Spirosoma endbachense genomic window:
- a CDS encoding sensor histidine kinase has translation MNTSFNDSKLRIWGPVGLFAFVALFFRLDWYLKLPIRTLLINDLIGLSIGLLWWQLARWVVLQLQAHYPGLHNSRKRLLWLLILLPVMANLAWFIRQTTRFVLDGNIWYFSKLIEYSRAVGMQFFYHCVYFVIYEGAYVLKEWRKAQVEKDELTKRNLQSQLVSLKNQVSPHFLFNSLNSISSLIAENPHQAEAFVDELASVYRYLLQAGERELTTLRNELTFIESYSYLLKMRYGAGLELTISVDPAYYQYLMPPLTLQLLLENALKHNAFLPDRPLQITIRTIQGNKLVVENTIQRKRVRVETAGAGLSNMATKYQVLDQPTPTIEELDDCFRVTLPLLVDHGSLVH, from the coding sequence ATGAATACATCCTTCAACGATAGTAAACTCCGTATTTGGGGCCCCGTTGGGTTGTTTGCGTTCGTTGCGCTATTTTTTCGGCTGGACTGGTACCTTAAGTTGCCCATTCGAACTCTCCTGATCAATGATCTGATTGGATTATCGATCGGGCTACTATGGTGGCAACTGGCGCGGTGGGTTGTTTTGCAGCTTCAGGCTCATTATCCCGGCCTGCACAATAGCCGGAAACGCCTGCTCTGGTTGCTGATACTGCTGCCTGTTATGGCGAATCTGGCCTGGTTTATACGGCAGACTACGCGCTTCGTGCTCGATGGGAATATCTGGTATTTTTCGAAACTGATTGAATACTCGAGGGCCGTTGGCATGCAGTTTTTTTACCACTGCGTTTATTTTGTGATTTACGAAGGCGCTTATGTGCTCAAAGAATGGCGAAAAGCGCAGGTCGAGAAAGACGAACTAACAAAACGGAACCTCCAGAGCCAGTTGGTTTCGCTGAAAAATCAGGTGAGCCCTCATTTCCTGTTCAACAGCCTTAATTCCATTTCGTCGCTGATTGCCGAAAATCCCCATCAGGCCGAAGCCTTCGTGGATGAACTGGCGAGCGTGTATCGGTATCTGTTGCAGGCGGGTGAACGCGAGCTGACTACGCTGCGCAACGAACTGACCTTTATAGAGTCGTATTCGTATCTGCTCAAGATGCGATATGGGGCGGGGCTTGAGTTAACGATTTCAGTCGACCCGGCTTACTATCAGTACTTAATGCCACCGCTTACGTTGCAACTGCTTCTCGAAAACGCCCTTAAACACAACGCCTTTCTGCCCGATCGGCCCTTGCAGATCACAATTCGTACGATTCAGGGCAATAAGCTGGTCGTCGAAAACACAATCCAGCGTAAGCGTGTGCGGGTAGAAACGGCAGGCGCCGGATTGTCGAATATGGCCACTAAATACCAGGTACTCGATCAGCCAACGCCAACCATCGAAGAACTGGACGATTGTTTTCGGGTAACCCTGCCGCTTTTGGTCGACCACGGATCACTCGTCCATTAA
- a CDS encoding NADP-dependent oxidoreductase, producing MKAVILKEPGGVDNLILADLPVPAVAPADVLVQVKAISINPVDAFIRASRPLPPWFTPKAGEPVVLGWDISGIITEIGSDATDFKPGDAVFGMVHFPGHGQAYAEYVAAPASQLALKPDNVSHESAAAATLAALTAWQSLVNLVKIKPGDRVLIHAAAGGVGHYAVQLAKYLGAYVIGTSSAVNRDFVLGLGANEHIDYTTHTFDEELSDIDFVLDPIGRDTFERSLTIIRPGGTLVGIVGNKAVITEKARAKSINGFRQGVTSNGDDMRQLADLLAKGVLRSHVSDTFSLDQLPEAHTLVETGKTKGKLIVTV from the coding sequence ATGAAAGCAGTAATTCTTAAAGAACCGGGAGGAGTTGACAACCTAATTCTGGCCGATCTTCCCGTTCCGGCAGTGGCTCCTGCCGATGTACTTGTTCAGGTAAAAGCCATCAGCATAAACCCCGTAGACGCCTTTATTCGTGCCAGCCGCCCGCTTCCGCCCTGGTTTACGCCTAAAGCTGGTGAGCCAGTCGTATTAGGCTGGGATATTTCGGGGATAATAACAGAAATCGGCAGTGATGCTACTGATTTCAAACCGGGAGATGCCGTCTTTGGTATGGTTCATTTTCCCGGCCACGGTCAGGCATATGCCGAATATGTGGCGGCTCCAGCCTCACAGCTTGCGCTAAAACCCGATAATGTATCGCATGAATCCGCAGCCGCAGCCACCCTCGCTGCCTTGACAGCCTGGCAGTCACTGGTCAATTTAGTCAAGATCAAACCGGGCGATCGGGTACTCATTCATGCGGCTGCGGGTGGTGTTGGGCATTATGCGGTACAACTGGCGAAGTACCTGGGAGCCTACGTGATCGGCACATCATCGGCGGTCAATCGTGACTTTGTGCTGGGGTTGGGTGCCAATGAACACATCGACTATACGACTCACACGTTCGATGAGGAGCTAAGCGACATCGATTTTGTGCTGGACCCGATTGGGCGAGATACGTTTGAGCGATCATTGACCATTATCCGGCCGGGCGGTACTCTTGTTGGTATCGTAGGCAACAAAGCCGTTATAACCGAAAAAGCGCGGGCTAAAAGCATCAACGGCTTTCGGCAGGGGGTAACATCAAATGGCGATGACATGCGTCAGCTTGCCGACCTGTTGGCCAAAGGTGTTCTACGATCGCATGTATCCGATACATTTTCGCTCGATCAGCTTCCCGAAGCGCATACACTGGTTGAGACCGGCAAAACAAAAGGCAAACTGATTGTGACGGTGTAA
- a CDS encoding MerR family transcriptional regulator, translated as MLISELSQKSGFPKHTIRYYEKIGQLTLNRKDRQNTNYKEYPTSILTRLRAIQSLKQAGFALPEIRHTVLPTSVASLTVRPNS; from the coding sequence ATGCTGATTAGTGAGCTTTCTCAGAAATCCGGTTTTCCAAAGCATACAATCCGATACTACGAAAAAATCGGACAATTGACCTTGAACAGAAAAGACCGGCAGAATACTAATTACAAAGAATATCCGACATCTATATTAACCCGGCTGCGAGCTATTCAGTCGCTGAAACAGGCGGGTTTTGCGCTCCCGGAAATTCGGCATACGGTACTACCTACCAGCGTGGCGAGTTTGACTGTGCGGCCGAACAGCTGA
- a CDS encoding sensor histidine kinase, whose product MKPFNDTKLRIFGPIVLFVFGTIFFRLNWYFELSLPDIIKSDLIALAAGFTCWEVARRVIMSLQRRFPDLSQTQTRFKWLLALVPVLVNFAWFIRYVAQNVANDNVWELPDFVNYTYSIGIQIFYCCVYMVIYEGIYSLRKWKQTHAEKEALRKTALQSQLEELKSQINPHFLFNSLNSLSALISENPAQAETFVDEISSVYRYLLRNNEDRLTPLRDELAFIESYYHLLKTRYGDGIDIYMAVDPQYDDYLLPPLTLQMLVENAVKHNVILPELPLQIDIRVQNEQLIVQNNLQRKTTKVASNRIGLANILAKYKLLGEDQVSIEDDEDYFTVRLPLLRAHQLTATP is encoded by the coding sequence ATGAAGCCGTTCAACGACACAAAACTGCGAATTTTTGGACCCATCGTACTGTTTGTGTTCGGCACTATCTTTTTCCGACTGAACTGGTATTTTGAACTATCACTTCCGGATATCATCAAATCAGACCTTATTGCCTTAGCCGCTGGCTTTACCTGCTGGGAAGTAGCCCGGCGGGTTATTATGTCGTTACAACGGCGTTTCCCTGATCTGTCTCAAACACAAACACGCTTCAAATGGCTGCTGGCACTGGTTCCGGTATTGGTCAATTTCGCCTGGTTTATTCGATATGTAGCCCAGAATGTGGCGAATGACAACGTTTGGGAATTGCCTGATTTTGTCAACTATACCTATTCGATTGGGATTCAAATTTTTTATTGTTGTGTTTACATGGTCATTTACGAAGGAATTTATAGCCTGCGTAAATGGAAACAGACACATGCAGAGAAGGAGGCCCTCCGAAAAACCGCGTTACAGAGCCAGCTCGAAGAACTAAAAAGCCAGATCAATCCCCATTTTCTGTTCAATTCACTCAATTCGCTATCAGCCCTGATTAGCGAAAATCCAGCGCAGGCTGAAACCTTCGTCGATGAGATCAGTAGCGTTTATCGGTATTTATTGCGCAATAATGAAGATCGACTCACACCTCTGCGCGATGAACTGGCTTTCATCGAGTCGTATTATCACCTGCTGAAAACCCGTTATGGTGACGGTATTGACATTTATATGGCTGTCGATCCGCAATATGACGACTATCTGTTGCCACCCCTAACGTTGCAGATGCTGGTGGAAAATGCCGTTAAACACAACGTAATTCTGCCGGAATTGCCCTTGCAGATTGACATACGGGTGCAGAATGAACAGCTTATTGTTCAGAATAATTTACAGCGTAAAACAACCAAAGTGGCTTCAAATCGTATTGGATTAGCGAACATTCTGGCCAAATACAAACTGCTGGGTGAAGATCAGGTATCGATTGAAGACGATGAAGACTATTTTACGGTACGATTGCCCTTGCTGCGTGCCCACCAATTGACAGCTACCCCATAA
- a CDS encoding LytR/AlgR family response regulator transcription factor — protein sequence MNVFLIEDEELAVRKLSKLLLDVDPTIQIVGTAASVRSSVAWLNANGPGQPSAPDLILMDIELADGQSFEIFEQTTVGAPVIFTTSYDEYALRAFKVNSIDYLLKPIKRHELEASLAKYKRTVADNGDTIEPKTSDVGVMDIDALVQQLRQQIQPTDYRRRFLVKHRQQWVPIEVSDIAYFYSEEGVSLFRTHANQKYSLDYPLDELEKMLDPAQFFRANRQFIVQINTVQQIHPYFNNKLKLILKPATDEEVLVSRERATDFKKWMGK from the coding sequence ATGAACGTATTTTTAATTGAAGATGAAGAATTAGCCGTCCGGAAACTATCCAAGCTTTTGCTGGATGTAGACCCAACCATTCAGATCGTTGGCACCGCAGCCAGTGTACGATCGTCGGTTGCCTGGCTCAACGCCAATGGCCCCGGTCAGCCATCCGCGCCCGACTTAATTCTAATGGACATCGAACTGGCCGACGGACAAAGCTTCGAAATCTTCGAGCAAACAACCGTTGGTGCGCCGGTTATTTTTACAACTTCCTACGACGAATACGCGCTCAGGGCTTTCAAAGTCAATAGTATCGACTATTTATTGAAACCCATCAAACGGCACGAACTGGAGGCCAGTCTGGCCAAATATAAGCGTACGGTTGCCGATAACGGCGACACGATTGAACCTAAAACCAGTGATGTGGGCGTAATGGATATCGACGCGCTGGTTCAACAGCTTCGGCAGCAAATCCAGCCTACCGATTACCGCCGTCGATTTCTGGTAAAACACCGGCAGCAGTGGGTACCAATTGAAGTTAGCGACATTGCCTATTTTTATTCGGAAGAAGGCGTCAGCTTATTTCGTACGCACGCAAACCAGAAATATTCACTGGATTATCCACTTGATGAGCTGGAAAAAATGCTTGATCCAGCACAGTTTTTCCGGGCTAATCGCCAGTTTATAGTTCAGATCAATACGGTCCAGCAGATCCACCCCTACTTCAACAATAAGCTCAAACTTATACTCAAACCGGCTACCGACGAAGAGGTTCTGGTAAGCCGCGAACGGGCAACCGATTTCAAAAAGTGGATGGGAAAATAA
- a CDS encoding sensor histidine kinase, translating into MKRFSYTEQDSTLQLIVLPVFVFILNWILLRNVYWQNWQIFGFATLSAGLLSYGNWLANNAISIYINQHFPHPQQTPRRILFMFILTGLQSCLTISVIYGLYKVVASPAFPVYPGWLGWAYTYDLLVVVMVITVYEGVFAFTHWEQTLIETEQLKKANLQSQLDGLKSQINPHFLFNSLNSLSSLIEDDPDQAERFVEEMSSVYRYLLRSNETELATLSQEIQFAQSYFHLLNTRYGDGIQLRLAIDPALADHLLPPLTLQILIENVVKHNIILPQQPLTIRIGTTPDGRLEVQNNVQRKNVRVPSNRVGLSNITTKYQLLGQGSVSIQENDQTFSVTLPLLANSE; encoded by the coding sequence ATGAAACGATTCAGCTACACAGAACAGGACAGTACATTGCAGTTGATCGTATTGCCCGTTTTTGTGTTTATTCTGAACTGGATTCTGCTGAGAAATGTATACTGGCAAAACTGGCAGATTTTCGGATTTGCTACCCTATCGGCAGGTCTGCTTTCTTATGGCAACTGGCTGGCGAACAATGCTATTTCCATTTATATCAATCAGCATTTTCCGCACCCTCAGCAGACTCCCCGGCGCATTCTTTTTATGTTTATTCTAACCGGTCTTCAATCATGCCTGACCATATCGGTTATTTATGGATTATATAAAGTGGTTGCCTCACCAGCATTTCCTGTTTATCCGGGCTGGTTGGGGTGGGCTTATACCTATGACCTCCTGGTGGTTGTTATGGTCATTACGGTTTATGAAGGTGTTTTTGCTTTTACGCACTGGGAACAAACGCTCATTGAAACCGAACAGCTCAAAAAGGCTAATCTGCAAAGCCAGCTCGATGGATTAAAAAGCCAGATCAACCCCCATTTTTTATTCAATTCGCTCAATTCGTTATCGTCGCTGATTGAAGATGACCCCGATCAGGCCGAACGATTTGTGGAAGAAATGAGCAGTGTGTATCGCTATCTGCTCCGAAGTAATGAGACCGAACTCGCTACGCTAAGTCAGGAAATTCAGTTCGCTCAATCGTATTTTCACCTCCTCAATACACGTTATGGCGACGGTATTCAGCTCAGGCTCGCTATTGATCCGGCCTTAGCCGATCATCTGCTTCCTCCATTAACGCTTCAAATTCTGATTGAAAACGTGGTGAAGCATAATATCATTCTTCCCCAGCAACCGCTCACGATTCGCATCGGCACAACGCCGGATGGAAGGCTGGAAGTACAAAATAATGTGCAGCGAAAAAATGTCCGGGTGCCATCAAACCGGGTCGGCTTATCCAACATAACCACTAAATATCAACTGCTTGGCCAGGGTTCGGTAAGCATTCAGGAAAATGATCAGACTTTTAGTGTAACCTTGCCATTACTGGCCAATTCTGAGTAA
- a CDS encoding sensor histidine kinase, translating to MTYEAWSPLFLGMVIAMLLTNAVQWFMYRERIYGLYTIYTLTWAVYFTINHFGLPKNIANFYKLLLSYSSYILYLELAKIFLELRGRPRFLQWVTRVQWVLVFYCVTKTYIYLFTDFWQTKLHDLLLHPVRFALLTVGGYIVFTFYRSKDMVARFFVAGTASLMINHSITLLLLIRSSNLSLKLPFWQHPDLFVQLGVVLDLIFFSLGISYRHRREAVRKAVVEKNLENEREQHYREQLEADLAMQQLQHEKTEVQMRALQSQINPHFLFNSLNTLSSLIDESPRQANDFVDELSSVYRYLLRSNENELTTLDLELTFIYSYFHLLRTRFGNNVSLEVSIDEAYNKAWLPPLTLQLLVENAVKHNVVLPEAPLLIRIRTTDQKQLIVENTLQRKPLRVESNGVGLSNISIKYQLLNQPDPMIEEQDGWFRVTLPLLVPQTMLMKQQA from the coding sequence ATGACTTACGAAGCCTGGTCACCCCTTTTTCTGGGCATGGTGATTGCCATGTTGCTGACCAATGCCGTACAATGGTTCATGTATCGGGAACGCATTTACGGCCTTTATACCATATATACGCTGACCTGGGCCGTTTACTTTACCATTAACCACTTTGGCCTGCCTAAAAATATAGCTAATTTCTACAAGCTGCTGCTGTCGTATTCGTCGTATATTCTCTATCTGGAGCTGGCCAAAATTTTTCTGGAACTTCGGGGGCGCCCCCGGTTTTTGCAATGGGTAACCCGCGTGCAGTGGGTATTGGTCTTCTACTGCGTGACCAAAACGTACATCTATCTGTTTACCGATTTCTGGCAAACAAAGCTTCACGATCTACTGCTTCATCCGGTTCGCTTTGCCCTTCTCACCGTCGGCGGTTATATCGTTTTTACGTTCTATCGATCCAAAGACATGGTGGCCCGGTTCTTTGTTGCCGGTACTGCCTCCCTGATGATCAACCACTCGATCACGCTGCTTCTGCTGATTCGTTCGTCCAATCTTAGTCTGAAATTACCGTTCTGGCAACACCCCGATCTGTTTGTTCAACTGGGTGTAGTACTGGATCTGATATTCTTTTCGCTGGGTATTTCGTACCGGCATCGGCGCGAAGCCGTTCGGAAGGCCGTTGTTGAAAAAAATCTGGAAAACGAACGCGAACAGCATTATCGTGAACAGCTCGAAGCCGACCTCGCCATGCAGCAGCTCCAGCATGAAAAAACGGAAGTGCAGATGCGGGCTTTACAGAGCCAGATTAACCCGCATTTCCTGTTTAACAGCCTGAATACACTGTCGTCGCTCATTGACGAAAGCCCCCGGCAGGCTAATGATTTCGTCGATGAATTATCGAGCGTTTACCGCTATCTGCTGCGGAGTAACGAAAATGAATTAACGACGCTGGATCTTGAACTGACCTTTATTTACTCGTATTTTCACCTGCTCCGAACCCGGTTTGGTAACAATGTGAGCCTGGAGGTGTCCATCGATGAGGCTTATAACAAGGCCTGGCTTCCACCGCTAACCTTACAGTTACTGGTTGAAAACGCGGTAAAGCATAATGTTGTTCTGCCCGAAGCACCACTCCTTATTCGTATCCGTACGACCGATCAGAAACAACTGATTGTCGAAAATACGCTGCAACGGAAACCATTGCGGGTCGAATCGAATGGCGTAGGTTTGTCGAACATTTCCATTAAATATCAGCTTCTGAATCAACCAGATCCCATGATTGAAGAACAGGATGGCTGGTTTCGGGTTACTTTACCCTTGCTCGTACCCCAGACGATGCTGATGAAGCAGCAAGCCTAA
- a CDS encoding cupin domain-containing protein: MAYQNKLVQNKITGQNIRFLQTAADTNGQLLEMESTYRAHSKEPTAHYHPYQEEDFEILAGELTVQLDGQLKILKKGDKLHVPANTVHAMWNASNGETVINWQVRPAMDTEQLLETANGLASDGKVKATGMPPLLQTALMANHFSNVFRIAKPPFAVQKILFTLLTPFAYLAGYKPTYKKYLD, translated from the coding sequence ATGGCTTATCAAAATAAACTAGTTCAGAATAAAATAACCGGCCAGAACATCCGGTTTTTGCAGACAGCTGCCGACACGAATGGACAACTGCTGGAGATGGAATCGACCTATCGCGCGCACTCAAAAGAGCCAACGGCGCACTATCACCCCTATCAGGAAGAAGATTTCGAAATTCTGGCCGGAGAGCTAACGGTGCAACTGGATGGGCAATTGAAAATTCTGAAAAAAGGTGATAAACTGCATGTTCCGGCTAATACCGTACATGCCATGTGGAATGCCTCTAACGGTGAGACCGTTATCAATTGGCAGGTAAGGCCAGCCATGGACACCGAGCAACTGCTCGAAACGGCAAATGGGCTCGCCAGCGATGGTAAAGTGAAGGCAACCGGAATGCCACCACTGCTGCAGACAGCACTCATGGCCAACCATTTTTCGAATGTTTTCAGGATTGCTAAACCACCGTTTGCCGTGCAGAAAATCCTGTTTACGCTCCTGACGCCGTTTGCCTATCTTGCTGGCTATAAGCCGACCTATAAGAAATACCTCGACTAG
- the idi gene encoding isopentenyl-diphosphate Delta-isomerase has protein sequence MTNEITSSPTVLLVNEHDGVIGTAEKLAVHQSGELHRAFSVLIFNDQGDFLLQQRAPQKYHSGGLWSNSCCGHPSRPDNTADQAEQRLFEEMGFRTALEPLFSFRYHAELPNGLTEHELDHVFTGRYRGPVPFNPDEVCAVRWISADDLGQEIISAPDTFSVWFRMLFERLQQPV, from the coding sequence ATGACGAACGAAATTACATCTTCACCAACCGTATTGCTTGTCAATGAACATGACGGTGTGATCGGCACGGCCGAAAAGCTGGCCGTACACCAGTCAGGTGAACTTCACCGGGCCTTTTCCGTACTGATATTCAATGATCAGGGAGACTTTTTACTTCAGCAACGAGCACCCCAAAAGTATCATTCCGGCGGTTTATGGTCGAATAGCTGTTGCGGCCACCCAAGTCGGCCCGATAACACCGCCGATCAGGCGGAGCAGCGTCTATTCGAGGAAATGGGTTTTCGGACAGCGCTGGAACCCCTATTCAGTTTTCGCTACCATGCTGAATTGCCGAACGGCCTGACGGAGCACGAACTCGATCATGTTTTTACCGGTCGCTACCGGGGGCCAGTTCCGTTCAATCCTGACGAAGTCTGCGCTGTCCGCTGGATATCGGCCGATGATTTGGGGCAGGAAATAATCAGTGCTCCAGATACGTTTTCGGTTTGGTTTCGAATGCTCTTCGAGCGACTTCAACAACCAGTATAA
- a CDS encoding EamA family transporter: protein MTTQTQPRALSTSWPVVLAFAAIYLIWGSTYIAALIGLESLPPFVMASLRFFIAGGLLYGWCRMRGERVDMRMTLPRNALAGTLMLGGGTGSVIWAEQYLPTGLAAILVTTLPLWFVVLDRPQWATYRTAKLRLVGLLLGFGGILLLFSEDPAAFVSQAKASMYWPSVAVILTGTICWAVGSLYSRYRTAPGSTILNAAIQLLAASLFCAFVSWLLGEWSGFSFDQVTARTWTALVYMIVFGSIVAYLSYLWLLQVRPPAVVGTYAYVNPVVAVLLGWALANEVITGRQIAALAVILVGVLLVNRPSSH, encoded by the coding sequence ATGACAACACAAACGCAGCCGCGTGCTCTCTCAACGTCCTGGCCTGTCGTACTCGCATTCGCAGCTATTTACCTGATCTGGGGATCAACCTATATAGCTGCCCTGATCGGCCTGGAAAGCCTGCCCCCTTTTGTGATGGCGTCGCTTCGGTTCTTCATTGCCGGTGGGTTACTATACGGATGGTGTCGTATGCGGGGTGAGCGGGTAGACATGCGTATGACGCTCCCACGTAACGCACTAGCTGGTACACTGATGCTGGGTGGAGGCACTGGCTCGGTCATCTGGGCTGAACAATACCTGCCAACCGGTCTGGCAGCCATTTTAGTCACGACTTTACCACTCTGGTTTGTGGTACTCGATCGACCACAATGGGCGACGTATCGCACGGCTAAACTCCGTTTAGTTGGGCTTTTGCTGGGTTTTGGTGGTATTCTGCTGCTTTTCAGCGAAGATCCGGCCGCGTTTGTATCACAGGCAAAAGCCAGTATGTACTGGCCAAGCGTAGCTGTTATTTTAACGGGCACGATTTGCTGGGCCGTCGGATCACTTTATTCCCGATACCGTACAGCCCCAGGCTCAACCATCCTGAATGCAGCCATCCAATTACTGGCAGCCAGCCTGTTCTGTGCTTTTGTGAGCTGGTTACTGGGTGAGTGGTCAGGATTTAGTTTCGATCAGGTAACGGCTCGAACCTGGACGGCTCTGGTGTATATGATTGTGTTTGGATCGATTGTCGCGTACTTATCGTATCTGTGGTTACTTCAGGTACGCCCACCAGCCGTGGTAGGCACCTACGCTTACGTTAATCCGGTGGTAGCCGTATTGCTCGGTTGGGCGCTGGCCAACGAGGTGATAACGGGTCGGCAAATTGCAGCTCTGGCTGTCATTCTGGTGGGTGTTTTACTGGTTAATCGACCTTCATCCCATTAA
- a CDS encoding sensor histidine kinase: MEHPNDKWLRWIVIPLAVLLANLLFLREGYYNLRLYVGWSLVGIGYASLMWHVTLQWLMYIRRRYSDIKQTRKRVFITFGGYLVITASMQAMIVWLSGATGLSSIPATGEVYGKFIAVSLVWVLIVGTIYEVIYYLQKYREALQEAEALKKVGLQQQYDRLKNQVNPHFLFNSLNSLSALIAEDRTRACAFLDELSSVYRYLLQAGQRPIVTLCDEMTFFTAYRYLLDTRFGTTIHWDIRVDNQFSDRWLPPLTIQTLIENALRHNLLLPEQPLTIRILTTKDGSLEISNGIQRKKLTVSTQPGGLSMLATRFETLGLPRPVIEDDSHLFTVQIPLVRTSQTQENFVAETQ, translated from the coding sequence TTGGAACATCCTAACGACAAATGGCTCCGCTGGATTGTTATTCCGCTGGCGGTACTACTGGCTAATCTCCTCTTTTTAAGGGAGGGCTACTACAACCTGCGGCTCTACGTAGGCTGGTCGCTTGTTGGCATCGGCTATGCTTCGCTCATGTGGCATGTGACCCTGCAATGGCTGATGTACATCCGTCGGCGATATTCTGACATTAAACAAACCCGTAAACGAGTATTTATTACGTTTGGCGGCTATCTGGTGATCACGGCCAGTATGCAGGCCATGATTGTCTGGCTCTCAGGTGCAACCGGGCTCAGCAGTATTCCCGCTACGGGTGAGGTATACGGTAAATTTATAGCCGTCAGCCTGGTTTGGGTGCTCATTGTTGGGACTATCTATGAGGTCATCTATTACCTCCAGAAATACCGCGAAGCGTTACAGGAAGCTGAAGCGCTGAAAAAAGTAGGCCTGCAACAACAATATGATCGGCTGAAAAATCAGGTGAATCCCCATTTCCTGTTCAACTCGCTCAATTCGCTATCGGCGCTCATTGCCGAAGACAGAACGAGAGCCTGTGCGTTTCTGGATGAGTTATCGAGCGTTTATCGGTACCTGCTTCAGGCCGGACAACGCCCCATTGTAACACTCTGCGATGAGATGACATTTTTTACAGCCTATCGTTATCTGCTCGATACACGCTTCGGAACAACTATCCACTGGGACATCCGGGTCGATAATCAGTTTTCGGATCGGTGGCTCCCTCCGCTCACCATCCAGACACTCATTGAAAACGCCCTCCGCCACAACCTGCTCTTACCTGAACAGCCATTGACAATTCGTATCCTAACGACTAAAGACGGCAGCCTGGAAATTAGTAATGGTATTCAGCGCAAGAAACTGACGGTGTCAACGCAACCGGGCGGGCTAAGTATGCTGGCTACCCGCTTCGAAACCCTGGGGCTACCCCGACCTGTTATTGAAGACGACAGCCACCTGTTTACGGTTCAGATTCCGCTGGTCCGTACGTCGCAGACCCAGGAGAATTTTGTCGCTGAAACCCAGTAG
- a CDS encoding VOC family protein yields the protein MKFLDIELYTADPAGTRRFYTQQLGLDILAESADYITLQLGWTRLTFRAVTIPVAPYHFAINVPAGTLEVCMHCYQLDYLDTQAVNQTIADFPNWNARACYFYDNNGNLLEFIGRNELLLDNPNLTIGDLFQGISEIGIVTENVAYTTRQLKQQFGVTQFSRSTPMPDFNALGDDNGLFILSQVGRNWLFTNTPAGLSYCRIVFETEPNGDIQTLFSYQINQAPIGSAIG from the coding sequence ATGAAATTCCTTGATATTGAACTTTATACAGCCGATCCGGCAGGGACCCGGCGATTCTACACGCAGCAATTAGGGCTGGATATTCTGGCCGAATCAGCGGACTACATCACACTGCAATTGGGCTGGACACGTCTGACATTCAGGGCGGTAACCATTCCGGTGGCTCCTTATCACTTTGCCATCAACGTTCCAGCGGGTACTCTGGAAGTATGCATGCATTGCTATCAACTCGATTATCTGGACACACAGGCTGTTAATCAAACGATTGCCGATTTCCCCAACTGGAACGCCAGAGCCTGTTACTTCTACGATAACAACGGCAATCTGCTCGAATTTATCGGTCGAAACGAACTGTTACTCGACAATCCGAACCTGACCATCGGCGATTTGTTTCAGGGCATCAGCGAAATAGGCATTGTAACCGAGAACGTGGCTTATACGACCCGCCAGCTCAAACAACAGTTTGGCGTAACGCAATTCAGTCGCTCAACGCCCATGCCCGATTTCAACGCACTCGGCGATGATAATGGGTTGTTTATTCTCTCGCAGGTAGGCCGCAACTGGCTATTTACCAATACACCAGCGGGCCTGTCTTACTGCCGGATAGTATTCGAGACAGAGCCTAACGGAGACATACAAACGTTGTTTAGCTATCAGATAAATCAGGCACCAATTGGTTCAGCCATTGGGTAG